One Ahaetulla prasina isolate Xishuangbanna chromosome 1, ASM2864084v1, whole genome shotgun sequence DNA window includes the following coding sequences:
- the C1QL2 gene encoding complement C1q-like protein 2 isoform X1 has translation MGLILLIAIPILLQAPSATRAHYEMMGTCRMICDPYSASSVAAGPSGRPGSTAALEALQELSAHPPSPLPPFFQGPKGDPGRPGKPGPRGPPGEPGPPGPRGPPGERGDSGKPGLPGLSMSRIGPPGAATTVGVAGSGVSGSSSPPPGGEITGALSAVFSGPRIAFYVGLKSPHEGYEVLKFDDVVTNLGNHYEPSTGKFTCQVRGIYFFTYHILMRGGDGTSMWADLCKNGQVRASAIAQDADQNYDYASNSVVLHLDSGDEVYVKLDGGKAHGGNNNKYSTFSGFLLYPD, from the exons ATGGGCCTCATCCTGCTCATCGCCATTCCCATCCTGCTGCAGGCGCCCTCCGCCACCCGCGCTCACTACGAGATGATGGGCACCTGCCGCATGATCTGCGACCCCTACAGCGCTAGCAGCGTGGCCGCCGGACCCTCCGGCCGTCCTGGGAGCACCGCCGCTCTGGAGGCCCTGCAGGAGCTGAGCGCCCACCCGCCGTCTCCCCTGCCGCCCTTCTTCCAGGGACCCAAGGGCGATCCTGGACGCCCGGGCAAACCGGGGCCAAGGGGGCCTCCTGGGGAACCGGGCCCTCCGGGTCCGAGGGGTCCCCCTGGAGagaggggggattctgggaagccTGGACTTCCGGGCCTATCGATGTCCCGAATCGGACCGCCCGGAGCAGCGACTACAGTCGGAGTAGCCGGGTCAGGCGTGAGTGGCAGTAGCAGCCCGCCACCGGGAGGCGAGATAACCGGCGCCCTGAGCGCTGTCTTCAGCGGCCCCAGGATCGCCTTCTACGTGGGCCTAAAGAGCCCCCATGAGGGCTACGAAGTGCTCAAATTCGACGACGTGGTGACCAACCTGGGGAACCACTACGAGCCCAGCACGGGGAAGTTCACCTGCCAGGTGCGCGGCATCTACTTCTTCACCTACCACATCCTCATGCGCGGCGGGGACGGCACCAGCATGTGGGCAGACCTCTGCAAGAACGGCCAG GTGCGTGCCAGTGCCATTGCTCAGGATGCGGACCAGAATTATGACTACGCCAGCAACAGTGTAGTGCTCCACCTGGACTCGGGAGACGAAGTCTACGTCAAACTGGACGGAGGCAAAGCCCACGGAGGCAACAACAATAAATACAGCACTTTCTCTGGCTTTCTTTTGTATCCTGATTGA
- the C1QL2 gene encoding complement C1q-like protein 2 isoform X2 has protein sequence MGLILLIAIPILLQAPSATRAHYEMMGTCRMICDPYSASSVAAGPSGRPGSTAALEALQELSAHPPSPLPPFFQGPKGDPGRPGKPGPRGPPGEPGPPGPRGPPGERGDSGKPGLPGLSMSRIGPPGAATTVGVAGGPRIAFYVGLKSPHEGYEVLKFDDVVTNLGNHYEPSTGKFTCQVRGIYFFTYHILMRGGDGTSMWADLCKNGQVRASAIAQDADQNYDYASNSVVLHLDSGDEVYVKLDGGKAHGGNNNKYSTFSGFLLYPD, from the exons ATGGGCCTCATCCTGCTCATCGCCATTCCCATCCTGCTGCAGGCGCCCTCCGCCACCCGCGCTCACTACGAGATGATGGGCACCTGCCGCATGATCTGCGACCCCTACAGCGCTAGCAGCGTGGCCGCCGGACCCTCCGGCCGTCCTGGGAGCACCGCCGCTCTGGAGGCCCTGCAGGAGCTGAGCGCCCACCCGCCGTCTCCCCTGCCGCCCTTCTTCCAGGGACCCAAGGGCGATCCTGGACGCCCGGGCAAACCGGGGCCAAGGGGGCCTCCTGGGGAACCGGGCCCTCCGGGTCCGAGGGGTCCCCCTGGAGagaggggggattctgggaagccTGGACTTCCGGGCCTATCGATGTCCCGAATCGGACCGCCCGGAGCAGCGACTACAGTCGGAGTAGCCGG CGGCCCCAGGATCGCCTTCTACGTGGGCCTAAAGAGCCCCCATGAGGGCTACGAAGTGCTCAAATTCGACGACGTGGTGACCAACCTGGGGAACCACTACGAGCCCAGCACGGGGAAGTTCACCTGCCAGGTGCGCGGCATCTACTTCTTCACCTACCACATCCTCATGCGCGGCGGGGACGGCACCAGCATGTGGGCAGACCTCTGCAAGAACGGCCAG GTGCGTGCCAGTGCCATTGCTCAGGATGCGGACCAGAATTATGACTACGCCAGCAACAGTGTAGTGCTCCACCTGGACTCGGGAGACGAAGTCTACGTCAAACTGGACGGAGGCAAAGCCCACGGAGGCAACAACAATAAATACAGCACTTTCTCTGGCTTTCTTTTGTATCCTGATTGA